One part of the Arabidopsis thaliana chromosome 1 sequence genome encodes these proteins:
- the sks12 gene encoding SKU5 similar 12 (SKU5 similar 12 (sks12); FUNCTIONS IN: oxidoreductase activity, copper ion binding; INVOLVED IN: oxidation reduction; LOCATED IN: endomembrane system; EXPRESSED IN: 9 plant structures; EXPRESSED DURING: L mature pollen stage, M germinated pollen stage, 4 anthesis, C globular stage, petal differentiation and expansion stage; CONTAINS InterPro DOMAIN/s: Multicopper oxidase, type 3 (InterPro:IPR011707), Cupredoxin (InterPro:IPR008972), Multicopper oxidase, type 2 (InterPro:IPR011706), Multicopper oxidase, type 1 (InterPro:IPR001117); BEST Arabidopsis thaliana protein match is: SKU5 similar 11 (TAIR:AT3G13390.1); Has 5441 Blast hits to 5412 proteins in 1035 species: Archae - 18; Bacteria - 1816; Metazoa - 269; Fungi - 1918; Plants - 1254; Viruses - 0; Other Eukaryotes - 166 (source: NCBI BLink).), whose amino-acid sequence MKGGVKLLAVCLCVATATVMMVQAEDPYFHHVWNVTYGTASPLGVPQQVILINGQFPGPNINSTSNNNVIVNVFNNLDEPFLITWAGIQHRKNCWQDGTAGTMCPIPPGQNFTYHFQPKDQIGSYFYYPTTAMHRAAGGFGGLRVNSRLLIPVPYADPEDDYTILINDWYTKSHTQLKKFLDSGRTIGRPDGILINGKSGKTDGSDKPLFTLKPGKTYRVRICNVGLKASLNFRIQNHKMKLVEMEGSHVLQNDYDSLDVHVGQCFGVIVTADQEPKDYYMIASTRFLKKPLTTTGLLRYEGGKGPASSQLPAAPVGWAWSLNQYRSFRWNLTASAARPNPQGSYHYGKINITRTIKLVNTQGKVDGKLRYALSGVSHTDPETPLKLAEYFGVADKVFKYDTISDNPNPDQIKNIKIEPNVLNITHRTFIEVVFENHERSVQSWHLDGYSFFAVAVEPGTWTPEKRKNYNLLDAVSRHTVQVYPKCWAAILLTFDNCGMWNIRSENAERRYLGQQLYASVLSPEKSLRDEYNMPETSLQCGLVKGKPKVNPYAGA is encoded by the exons ATGAAGGGAGGGGTTAAACTTTTGGCCGTGTGCCTTTGCGTGGCCACGGCGACCGTCATGATGGTCCAAGCGGAGGACCCTTACTTCCACCACGTGTGGAACGTGACGTACGGAACCGCATCTCCTCTCGGCGTTCCACAACAAGTCATCCTCATCAACGGTCAATTCCCTGGTCCTAACATCAACTCGACTTCTAACAACAACGTCATCGTTAATGTCTTCAACAACCTCGACGAGCCTTTCCTCATCACCTG gGCCGGAATCCAGCACAGGAAGAACTGCTGGCAAGATGGAACAGCTGGAACAATGTGTCCGATCCCTCCGGGTCAGAACTTTACATACCATTTCCAGCCAAAGGATCAAATCGGTAGCTACTTCTACTACCCGACCACAGCCATGCATCGTGCCGCTGGTGGCTTTGGTGGCCTTCGTGTGAACAGCCGTCTATTGATCCCGGTTCCTTACGCTGACCCTGAAGATGACTACACTATCCTTATCAACGACTGGTACACCAAAAGCCATACTCAGCTCAAGAAGTTCCTCGACAGTGGTCGTACTATTGGTCGTCCTGATGGCATTCTCATCAACGGTAAATCCGGGAAAACTGATGGCTCTGACAAACCTCTTTTCACTTTGAAGCCAGGGAAAACATACAGAGTTCGTATCTGTAACGTGGGTCTCAAGGCATCTCTTAACTTCAGGATTCAGAACCACAAAATGAAGCTTGTCGAGATGGAAGGCTCACATGTTCTACAAAACGACTATGACTCGCTTGATGTCCATGTCGGTCAGTGTTTTGGTGTAATCGTCACGGCAGACCAAGAACCTAAAGATTACTACATGATTGCTTCCACAAGGTTCTTGAAGAAACCTCTGACAACCACAGGATTGCTCCGCTACGAGGGAGGCAAAGGTCCTGCGTCTTCTCAGCTACCTGCGGCCCCCGTTGGTTGGGCTTGGTCTTTGAATCAGTACCGATCTTTCAGGTGGAACTTGACAGCCAGCGCCGCTAGACCTAACCCACAAGGCTCGTACCACTACGgaaaaattaatatcactCGCACCATCAAGCTCGTGAACACTCAGGGAAAGGTCGATGGCAAGCTTAGGTACGCGTTGAGCGGGGTCTCCCACACCGACCCTGAGACACCTCTCAAGCTTGCTGAGTACTTCGGCGTTGCTGATAAGGTTTTCAAGTACGACACCATCTCGGACAACCCAAATCCTGATCAGATCAAGAACATCAAGATCGAACCCAATGTTCTTAACATCACTCACCGCACCTTCATTGAAGTCGTGTTCGAGAACCACGAGAGGAGTGTCCAGTCTTGGCATTTGGACGGCTATTCCTTCTTCGCTGTAGC GGTTGAGCCAGGGACATGGACAccagagaagaggaagaactaCAACCTTCTAGATGCAGTGAGCCGACACACAGTCCAGGTCTACCCCAAGTGTTGGGCTGCAATCTTGCTCACATTCGACAACTGTGGAATGTGGAACATTAGGTCGGAGAACGCAGAAAGACGCTACTTGGGACAGCAACTGTACGCAAGCGTCTTGTCACCAGAAAAATCTCTCCGGGACGAATACAACATGCCGGAGACAAGCCTTCAATGTGGTCTTGTCAAGGGCAAGCCTAAGGTTAACCCTTATGCCGGAGCTTAA
- the LAS gene encoding GRAS family transcription factor (Lateral Suppressor (LAS); FUNCTIONS IN: sequence-specific DNA binding transcription factor activity; INVOLVED IN: secondary shoot formation, regulation of transcription; LOCATED IN: chloroplast; EXPRESSED IN: 8 plant structures; EXPRESSED DURING: petal differentiation and expansion stage, E expanded cotyledon stage, D bilateral stage; CONTAINS InterPro DOMAIN/s: Transcription factor GRAS (InterPro:IPR005202); BEST Arabidopsis thaliana protein match is: RGA-like 2 (TAIR:AT3G03450.1); Has 2438 Blast hits to 2402 proteins in 286 species: Archae - 0; Bacteria - 4; Metazoa - 0; Fungi - 4; Plants - 2430; Viruses - 0; Other Eukaryotes - 0 (source: NCBI BLink).), translated as MLTSFKSSSSSSEDATATTTENPPPLCIASSSAATSASHHLRRLLFTAANFVSQSNFTAAQNLLSILSLNSSPHGDSTERLVHLFTKALSVRINRQQQDQTAETVATWTTNEMTMSNSTVFTSSVCKEQFLFRTKNNNSDFESCYYLWLNQLTPFIRFGHLTANQAILDATETNDNGALHILDLDISQGLQWPPLMQALAERSSNPSSPPPSLRITGCGRDVTGLNRTGDRLTRFADSLGLQFQFHTLVIVEEDLAGLLLQIRLLALSAVQGETIAVNCVHFLHKIFNDDGDMIGHFLSAIKSLNSRIVTMAEREANHGDHSFLNRFSEAVDHYMAIFDSLEATLPPNSRERLTLEQRWFGKEILDVVAAEETERKQRHRRFEIWEEMMKRFGFVNVPIGSFALSQAKLLLRLHYPSEGYNLQFLNNSLFLGWQNRPLFSVSSWK; from the coding sequence ATGCTTACTTCCTTCAAATCCTCTAGCTCCTCCTCCGAAGATGCCACCGCTACCACCACCGAGAATCCTCCTCCTTTGTGCATCGCCTCCTCCTCGGCCGCAACCTCCGCCTCACATCACCTCCGTCGTCTTCTTTTCACCGCTGCGAATTTCGTCTCCCAGTCAAACTTCACCGCCGCTCAAAACTTACTCTCAATCCTCTCCCTTAACTCTTCTCCTCACGGCGACTCCACCGAGCGACTTGTACACCTCTTCACTAAAGCCTTGTCCGTACGAATCAACCGTCAGCAACAAGATCAGACGGCTGAAACGGTTGCCACGTGGACGACGAACGAAATGACGATGAGTAACTCCACGGTGTTCACGAGCAGTGTATGCAAAGAACAGTTCTTGTTTCGAACCAAGAACAACAATTCTGACTTCGAGTCTTGTTACTATCTTTGGCTAAACCAACTAACGCCGTTTATTCGGTTCGGTCATTTAACGGCGAACCAAGCTATCCTCGACGCGACGGAGACAAACGATAACGGAGCTCTACATATACTTGATTTAGATATATCACAAGGACTTCAATGGCCTCCATTGATGCAAGCCCTAGCAGAGAGGTCATCAAACCCTAGCAGTCCACCTCCATCTCTCCGCATAACCGGATGCGGTCGAGATGTAACCGGATTAAACCGAACTGGAGACCGGTTAACCCGGTTCGCTGACTCTTTAGGTCTCCAATTCCAGTTTCACACGCTAGTGATCGTAGAAGAAGATCTCGCCGGACTTTTGCTACAGATCCGATTGTTAGCTCTCTCAGCCGTACAAGGAGAGACCATTGCCGTCAATTGTGTTCACTTCCTCCACAAAATATTTAACGACGATGGAGATATGATCGGTCACTTCTTGTCAGCGATCAAGAGCTTAAACTCTAGAATCGTTACAATGGCAGAGAGAGAAGCTAATCATGGAGATCACTCGTTCTTGAATAGATTCTCTGAGGCAGTGGATCATTACATGGCGATCTTTGATTCGTTGGAAGCGACGTTGCCGCCAAATAGCCGAGAGAGACTAACCCTAGAGCAACGGTGGTTCGGTAAGGAGATTTTGGATGTTGTGGCGGCGGAAGAGACGGAGAGAAAGCAAAGACATCGGAGGTTTGAGATTTGggaagagatgatgaagaggtTTGGTTTCGTTAACGTTCCTATTGGAAGCTTTGCTTTGTCTCAAGCTAAGCTTCTTCTTAGACTTCATTATCCTTCAGAAGGTTATAATCTTCAGTTCCTTAAcaattctttgtttcttggCTGGCAAAATCGTCCCCTCTTCTCCGTTTCGTCGTGGAAATGA